In Candidatus Contubernalis alkalaceticus, the genomic window TCGCAGCAAAAAACAACCCGCCAATTATAAATAAAGCACTCCGAAAAAGTGGTATGATATAGGGTAAACTTTTTTCCATTTCACTATTTCCCCCTCTTAAAAATTCAATGCTTTGACATGTTTTCTTAATGGAGCAATTTATCTTCTGCAAAATTTCTACACAGAATTCCCAACATCTACCACATTGTTTAAATAAATTTGTCTGATATTCTCCACTTACTCCGGGCCTATGATCTAATCATGTATAATTTCAACTTTCTTGTATCTTTGTTGTTTTGAAGATGTTTTATCTATTTTCTGAATACTGCCTGTTGTTTTGTTGACGTAATTCAGAAACAAAGTGCCAAGCAGCAATCAATTCCCATGAGGAATTCTTTTCCAAAAGTAACCCATAAACAAATCTTTAACAAGGAAAATTTCACCATCATTCAGGTTCCTGGTTTCATTAATAGCATCCTCCAGCAATTTATTCACATCAAACATTTCTCTCCCCTCACTAAACAATGTTGTTATCCTTCTGGTAATCAACATTGTATCACAATTAATGTTCATTATCATAAAATATCACAACAGTTATAATGAAAGTAAGCGTCAAACTGTGCCCACATAGTAATCTTCCATAAAATATGCGATAATTTTCCTCAAGTAAACCAAGTGAGGAGGATTTGCATTTATGACAAAAGAAGAACTGAGAAAAATGTGGGAAGCACGGGTATCGGCTTTTAGAGTCAGTGGGCAGAGCACCACAGAATGGTGCGCTACACATGATATTAAACTTCATCAGTTACGCTACTGGCTTCGCAAATATAAAAACATAGAAAACTCTGCTGCTCCAGCACAATGGATGTCAATAGAAATAGACAGTTTAGGTTCCAACCCTGGGAACGCCATGCTAGTAAGAATAGGCAAAGCAGCCATAGAAGTAAAACCAGGATTTGACAAACAGCTACTCTCAGACCTGGTAATGACATTAGCAGACATATGCT contains:
- the tnpA gene encoding IS66 family insertion sequence element accessory protein TnpA: MTKEELRKMWEARVSAFRVSGQSTTEWCATHDIKLHQLRYWLRKYKNIENSAAPAQWMSIEIDSLGSNPGNAMLVRIGKAAIEVKPGFDKQLLSDLVMTLADIC